One genomic window of Glycine soja cultivar W05 chromosome 9, ASM419377v2, whole genome shotgun sequence includes the following:
- the LOC114425250 gene encoding carboxylesterase 1-like produces the protein MRLFSFPHYKSFWRSSIAFAFFLTFLTLQTQSTPIPCNKDPYKELNLIPNKNGTVTRPNKPPESPPAPDPNLNTLVLSKDISINQSKGTWARVYLPRVALDHSSKLPLLVFYHGGGFIFLGAASTIFHNFCFNMANDVVAVIASIEYRLAPEHRLPAAYEDAVEALQWIKTNKDDWLTNYVDYSNVFLMGSSAGGNIAYNAGLRAATVDGTYNQIPKIKGLILVQPFFSGTQRTGSELRLENEPHLALCVNDALWELSLPVGVDRDHEYCNPTAGNGPKRLEIIKRRGWWVLVTGCGGDPLVDRQVQLVRLMQRKGVRVLGHFTPGDYHGVQDSDPLKARELYGVIKTFISALN, from the exons atGCGCCTCTTCTCTTTCCCACACTACAAATCCTTTTGGAGATCTTCAATTGCATTTGCATTTTTCTTAACATTTCTCACTCTCCAAACCCAATCCACTCCAATCCCATGCAACAAGGACCCCTACAAGGAGCTCAACCTTATCCCTAACAAAAACGGCACCGTCACGCGCCCCAACAAACCCCCCGAGAGCCCGCCCGCACCGGATCCCAACCTCAACACCCTCGTACTCTCCAAAGACATCTCCATCAACCAATCAAAAGGCACATGGGCGAGAGTCTACCTACCCCGCGTGGCACTGGATCACAGCTCCAAGCTCCCCTTATTGGTTTTCTACCATGGGGGAGGGTTCATTTTCCTCGGTGCGGCCTCAACAATCTTCCACAATTTTTGCTTCAACATGGCAAACGACGTCGTTGCGGTCATTGCTTCCATCGAATACCGTCTGGCACCAGAACATAG ACTACCCGCGGCATACGAGGATGCCGTGGAGGCACTGCAGTGGATCAAAACCAACAAAGATGATTGGCTGACAAACTACGTCGATTACTCCAACGTTTTTCTCATGGGGAGTAGTGCCGGAGGAAACATAGCCTACAACGCGGGTCTACGAGCAGCCACGGTTGATGGTACTTATAATCAGATTCCCAAGATCAAAGGGCTTATTTTGGTTCAACCATTTTTCAGTGGGACCCAAAGAACCGGTTCTGAGCTGAGGCTAGAGAACGAACCTCATTTGGCGCTGTGTGTTAATGACGCGTTGTGGGAGTTATCGTTGCCCGTTGGAGTTGACCGTGATCACGAGTATTGCAATCCAACGGCAGGGAATGGTCCTAAGAGATTGGAAATTATCAAACGGCGTGGATGGTGGGTGCTGGTTACCGGCTGTGGCGGTGACCCACTTGTGGATCGTCAGGTGCAACTTGTGAGGTTGATGCAAAGGAAGGGAGTGAGAGTTCTGGGGCATTTCACACCAGGGGATTATCATGGGGTTCAAGATAGTGACCCATTGAAGGCAAGGGAGCTATATGGGgtaattaaaacttttatttcaGCTTTAAATTAA
- the LOC114368411 gene encoding uncharacterized protein LOC114368411 → MKPNFDPEVEANAEDESEVSSKVSIQEACNDSCCDNLINISNITNPIGIHPNSEAISLDSTLNSMNSEPGERDSIGFSFSSNEPASQTTAPTIPRVFPCNFCQHKYFLFLSGLTKKLQEEVDEFSNTYYLDLHVGDMKQEIAFATS, encoded by the exons ATGAAACCAAACTTTGATCCTGAAGTGGAGGCTAATGCAGAAGATGAATCTGAGGTTTCTTCCAAAGTATCTATTCAAGAAGCCTGTAATGATTCTTGTTGTGACAACCTCATTAACATTTCCAACATCACAAATCCAATAGGGATTCATCCTAATTCAGAAGCTATTTCACTTGACTCAACTCTCAACTCCATGAATAGTGAGCCAGGGGAAAGAGATTCAATAGGATTTTCATTCTCAAGCAATGAACCCGCCTCTCAAACTACAGCACCAACCATTCCACGAGTCTTCCCTTGCAATTTCTGTCAGCACAA GTACTTCCTTTTTCTATCTGGACTGACAAAGAAGTTGCAGGAAGAAGTTGATGAGTTCTCAAATACTTACTACTTGGACCTTCATGTTGGAGACATGAAGCAGGAAATAGCATTTGCTACTAGCTAG
- the LOC114368412 gene encoding uncharacterized protein LOC114368412: MSSLSLRGILESGKLVGANYDDWYRNWRVVLMHEKLIDTIDKSPMEAPDLSDAEATKVFQKYLDECLTAKCIILASMSSKLQRQHQDMDPYEIVEHLKKMYDGQSRTARFQLSKALFRSSLAANEKVGPHVLKMIDLIEQLEKLGALLGKSFLKI; this comes from the coding sequence ATGTCTTCTCTATCGCTTCGTGGTATTCTTGAATCTGGAAAATTAGTCGGAGCCAATTATGATGATTGGTACCGCAATTGGAGAGTTGTTCTCATGCATGAGAAGCTTATTGACACTATTGATAAGTCTCCCATGGAAGCACCTGATCTGAGTGATGCTGAAGCAACCAAGGTTTTTCAAAAGTACCTAGATGAGTGCCTTACTGCTAAGTGCATTATCTTGGCATCAATGAGTTCAAAACTCCAGAGGCAACATCAAGACATGGACCCATATGAGATCGTCGAACATCTTAAGAAGATGTACGATGGTCAAAGCAGGACGGCTAGATTCCAGTTATCTAAGGCTCTGTTTAGATCCTCACTTGCTGCAAATGAAAAGGTTGGACCCCATGTTCTTAAGATGATTGATCTCATAGAACAACTTGAGAAGTTGGGTGCACTCTTGGGAAAGAGCTTTCTCAAGATTTGA